A single region of the Grus americana isolate bGruAme1 chromosome 3, bGruAme1.mat, whole genome shotgun sequence genome encodes:
- the HACE1 gene encoding E3 ubiquitin-protein ligase HACE1 isoform X4, giving the protein MSKLLEYSADVNICNNEGLTAIHWLAVNGRTELLHDLVQHVSNVDVEDAMGQTALHVACQNGHKTTVQCLLDSGADINRPNVSGATPLYFACSHGQRDTAQILLMRGAKYLPDKNGITPLDLCVQGGYGETCEVLIQYHPRLFQTIIQMTQNEDLRENMLRQVLEHLSQQSESQYLKILTSLAEVATTNGHKLLSLSSNYEAQMKSLLRIVRIFCHVFRIGPSSPSNGNDMGYNGNKTPRSQVFKVRKVYDVVRKIDVKEMNFTKHAFINQTSHEQEPLELLWHSLDEWLVLIATELMKNKRDSANITSILLKQKGPDHQDATPMPSFAAAGTEGRKELPTDAGESKTYDVAGKQEACADCQDVISMTANRLSAVIQAFYMCCSCQMPQGMTSPRFIEFVCKHDDVLKCFVNRNPKIIFDHFHFLLECPELMSRFMHIIKAQPFKDRCEWFYEHLHAGQPDSDMVHRPVNENDILLVHRDSIFRSSCEVVSKANCAKLKQGIAVRFHGEEGMGQGVVREWFDILSSEIVNPDYALFTQSADGTTFQPNSNSSVNPDHLNYFRFAGQILGLALNHRQLVNIYFTRSFYKHILGIPVNYQDVASIDPEYAKNLQWILDNDISDLGLELTFSVETDVFGAMEEVPLKPGGASILVTQENKAEYVQLVTELRMTRAIQPQINAFLQGFHMFIPPSLIQLFDEYELELLLSGMPEIDVNDWLKNTEYTSGYERGDQVIQWFWDVVEELTQEERVLLLQFVTGSSRVPHGGFAHIMGGSGLQNFTIAAVPYTANLLPTSSTCINMLKLPEYPSKEILKDRLLVALHCGSYGYTMA; this is encoded by the exons ATGAGCAAGCTGTTGGAATACAGTGCAGATGTCAACATTTGTAATAATGAAGGCTTGACTGCA ATTCATTGGTTGGCTGTCAATGGACGAACAGAGTTGCTTCATGATCTTGTTCAGCATGTCAGTAATGTAGATGTTGAAGATGCAATGGGACAGACAGCCCTTCATGTAGCTTGTCAAAACGGACACAAGACA ACGGTGCAGTGTTTGCTAGACAGCGGTGCAGATATAAACAGGCCGAATGTGTCAGGGGCAACTCCACTCTATTTTGCTTGCAG CCATGGTCAGAGAGACACTGCACAAATTCTTTTGATGAGAGGAGCCAAATATTTACCAGACAAAAATGGTATTACTCCACTGGATCTCTGTGTACAG GGTGGGTATGGAGAGACTTGTGAAGTCTTAATACAGTATCATCCTCGACTTTTTCAGACAATAATCCAAATGACACAGAATGAAGATCTACGGGAAAACATG TTGCGGCAAGTTCTGGAACACTTGTCTCAGCAGAGTGAAAGCCAGTATCTTAAAATCCTAACAAGTCTTGCTGAAGTTGCTACAACAAATGGTCATAAACTGCTTAG cttgtCAAGTAATTATGAAGCTCAAATGAAGAGTCTCTTAAGGATCGTGAGGATATTTTGCCATGTCTTTCGCATTGGCCCATCCTCTCCCAGTAATGGAAATGACATGGGCTACAATGGAAATAAAACTCCAAGAAGTCAGGTGTTCAAGGTCAGAAAAGTATATGATGTTGTTAGGAAGATAGACGTTAAAGAGATGAATTTCACAAAGCATGCATTCATTAATCAGACATCTCATGAACAGGAA CCGCTGGAACTGCTCTGGCATTCTCTAGATGAATGGCTTGTTCTTATAGCCACAGAgctgatgaaaaacaaaagggacTCTGCCAACATTACTTCTATTTTACTGAAGCAAAAAGGACCAGATCACCAGGATGCTACTCCTATGCCTTCCTTTGCCGCTGCAGGAACTGAGGGCAGAAAAGAGCTACCCACTGATGCTGGCGAGTCGAAAACATATGATGTTGCCGGGAAGCAGGAAGCTTGTGCTGATTGCCAGGATGTTATCTCCATGACAGCAAACAGGCTAAGTGCTGTCATTCAAGCTTTTTATATGTGCTGCTCCTGTCAGATGCCTCAGGG GATGACATCGCCTCGTTTTATAGAATTCGTCTGTAAACATGATGATGTCCTTAAGTGTTTTGTTAACCG aaatcccaaaataatttttgatcactttcattttcttcttgagtGTCCTGAACTAATGTCCAGATTTATGCACATCATAAAAGCTCAG CCATTTAAAGATCGCTGTGAATGGTTCTATGAACATCTGCATGCCGGGCAGCCAGATTCGGACATGGTTCACAGGCCTGTCAATGAAAACGACATCCTTTTGGTTCACAGAG ATTCTATTTTTAGGAGTAGCTGTGAAGTTGTGTCTAAAGCAAATTGTGCAAAACTAAAGCAGGGGATCGCTGTGAGATTTCATGGAGAAGAAGGCATG GGACAGGGTGTGGTGCGTGAGTGGTTTGATATCTTATCCAGTGAAATAGTTAACCCAGATTACGCCTTATTTACCCAGTCAGCTGATG gaaCAACTTTCCAGCCCAACAGCAACTCTTCTGTAAATCCAGATCATTTGAACTACTTCCGTTTTGCCGGCCAGATCCTGGGGCTTGCTCTGAATCACAGGCAGTTGGTGAACATCTACTTCACGAGGTCATTCTACAAACATATTCTTG GTATACCTGTAAATTATCAGGATGTAGCATCTATTGATCCAGAGTATGCAAAGAACTTGCAGTGGATTTTAGATAATGATATCAGTGATCTGGGTTTAGAGCTGACCTTCTCTGTTGAGACTGACGTGTTTGGAGCAATGGAAGAAGTGCCATTGAAGCCAGGGGGTGCAAGTATACTTGTTACACAGGAAAACAAG GCTGAGTATGTCCAGCTTGTCACAGAGCTTAGAATGACAAGAGCCATTCAGCCTCAGATAAATGCCTTTTTACAAGGCTTCCATATGTTCATTCCACCGTCTTTGATTCAGCTTTTTGATGAATATGAACTG GAGCTTTTGTTGTCTGGTATGCCAGAAATTGATGTGAATGATTggttaaaaaatacagaatacacCAGTGGCTATGAGAGAGGAGACCAAGTTAttcag tgGTTCTGGGATGTTGTGGAAGAACTAACTCAGGAAGAGAGAGTATTACTATTACAGTTCGTTACTGGCAG